A DNA window from Maribellus comscasis contains the following coding sequences:
- a CDS encoding right-handed parallel beta-helix repeat-containing protein, with protein sequence MKTIFFLSLFSFSLVVTAWAQSPQADALVTPKIAGREITVGGKDADVQGFNNQSIQFAVDYVAKTGGVVKLASGTYNIVAPVRLKSNVKLTGSGKETILKRAEGVQTNFTVDADYGELKITVENADDFEVGMKVQVTDADNSSCWNVSTAYITDIVDNVVYIDKGLIRDYRSDKNGLVSNASSVIEVLDAENAEISNLTADGNRDENFFADGCNSAGILILRSQKITVDNVHVKDFNGEGISWQITENITIKNSEISGSGNTGLHPGTGSPFSVIANNDVHNNDQDGLFICWRVYQSKVTGNQFHSNGRFGICTGHKDVDVLFENNHIFDNKSDGVHLRGEREANAPHRNTFVKNIIENNGTNGGGYGFSVNSPAKDLVLEKNSFKNSAGTQKAAIYIHPDGLQPKLIDNNFDKHELGEMVSAKKSE encoded by the coding sequence GGTCGTGAAATAACTGTCGGAGGAAAAGATGCTGATGTTCAGGGATTCAACAATCAATCCATTCAGTTCGCTGTTGACTATGTAGCTAAAACCGGAGGAGTGGTAAAACTTGCTTCCGGCACGTATAATATTGTTGCACCGGTGCGGTTAAAGTCGAATGTAAAACTTACCGGTTCCGGAAAGGAGACGATTTTAAAAAGAGCAGAAGGTGTGCAAACAAACTTCACGGTTGATGCCGATTATGGAGAATTAAAAATTACAGTAGAAAATGCAGATGATTTTGAAGTTGGTATGAAAGTTCAGGTTACTGATGCAGACAACAGCAGTTGCTGGAACGTATCAACGGCATATATTACAGACATTGTTGACAATGTGGTATATATCGATAAAGGACTGATTCGCGACTATCGATCTGACAAGAACGGATTGGTTTCCAATGCTTCGTCGGTTATTGAGGTGTTAGATGCAGAAAATGCAGAAATATCAAACTTAACAGCTGATGGAAACCGTGATGAAAACTTTTTTGCCGATGGTTGCAATAGCGCCGGAATCCTTATTTTGAGATCTCAAAAGATAACAGTTGACAATGTGCATGTTAAAGATTTTAACGGAGAAGGAATAAGTTGGCAGATCACTGAAAATATTACCATAAAAAACAGCGAAATTTCGGGAAGTGGAAATACGGGGCTGCATCCCGGAACCGGGTCTCCGTTTTCGGTAATTGCTAATAACGATGTACACAATAACGATCAGGATGGACTATTTATTTGTTGGCGGGTTTATCAAAGTAAGGTCACAGGCAATCAATTTCATAGTAACGGACGCTTTGGCATTTGCACCGGGCACAAAGATGTCGACGTCCTTTTTGAAAATAATCATATTTTCGACAACAAAAGCGATGGTGTTCATTTGCGCGGCGAACGGGAAGCCAATGCACCGCACCGAAATACTTTTGTAAAAAACATAATTGAAAACAACGGAACAAATGGTGGCGGTTATGGATTTTCAGTCAATTCTCCGGCCAAAGATTTGGTATTGGAAAAAAATTCGTTTAAGAATTCTGCCGGAACTCAAAAGGCTGCTATTTACATACATCCCGATGGACTTCAGCCTAAACTTATAGACAATAATTTTGACAAGCATGAACTGGGTGAAATGGTTTCTGCTAAAAAATCAGAATAG
- a CDS encoding sodium/proline symporter, which translates to MIIVFVAYIIVLIGIVAYSARRSKTNDDFVLGGKKISGFSLALSERATGESAWLLLGLTGIAYSEGMAAIWIAIGCVSGILFLWTFLAEPLQKLTAETGALTVPGLFSKKFKGTQRSFGILSSLIIIFFFVLYIAAQFSGAGKIFNDTFSIDPFWGMVIGSALVTVYTMLGGFITVVATDAFQAVLMVVTCVVLPIVALGIAATYNINIAEAMANADYFVPLNSTSVKQATGGLLIVNGLSWAFGYTGQPQLLTRMMAMRNKKETRQSRWLAVIWTLLAYIGAFMIGIIGYKLVQAGALGDAASSVANDAEKILPAMVMTLLNPILAGILLSGAVSAMMSTASSQLMVVSSSMTEDFYLHVTRRKIEEKRMLALNKILTLVVGLVGFLLAITMEDTVYGLVSYAWSGIGASFGPAIVLLIFWKKFSRAGVFASLITGTLSAVIWKTWLADPTGVSERLASYLLALFMAILFSLLVPEKAPRNASQISTK; encoded by the coding sequence ATGATCATCGTTTTTGTAGCCTATATTATTGTATTAATCGGAATTGTTGCTTATTCAGCACGCCGTTCAAAAACCAATGACGATTTTGTTTTAGGTGGAAAAAAAATCTCAGGTTTTTCACTGGCATTGTCTGAGCGTGCAACCGGCGAATCGGCCTGGTTGCTGCTGGGATTGACCGGAATTGCCTATTCTGAAGGGATGGCAGCCATTTGGATTGCAATTGGATGCGTTTCGGGCATTCTTTTTTTGTGGACATTTTTGGCTGAGCCTTTGCAAAAACTAACGGCTGAAACAGGGGCACTAACTGTTCCCGGACTTTTTTCTAAAAAATTTAAAGGAACTCAACGCAGTTTTGGAATTTTGTCGTCGCTAATTATCATTTTCTTTTTTGTGCTCTATATTGCAGCTCAATTTAGTGGAGCGGGTAAAATATTTAACGACACCTTTAGCATAGACCCTTTCTGGGGGATGGTTATTGGTTCGGCTCTGGTAACAGTTTATACAATGCTGGGCGGATTTATTACCGTCGTTGCTACGGACGCTTTTCAGGCTGTGTTGATGGTGGTAACCTGTGTTGTGCTTCCCATTGTTGCTTTAGGAATTGCCGCCACTTATAACATCAATATCGCTGAGGCGATGGCTAATGCCGACTATTTTGTTCCGCTGAACAGCACTTCTGTAAAACAAGCTACAGGTGGATTACTGATTGTAAACGGATTGAGCTGGGCATTTGGTTATACCGGACAACCGCAACTACTCACCCGAATGATGGCAATGCGCAATAAAAAGGAAACTCGCCAGAGTCGCTGGCTTGCTGTTATCTGGACACTTCTGGCTTATATCGGTGCTTTTATGATTGGAATTATCGGTTATAAGTTGGTTCAGGCAGGCGCTTTGGGTGATGCTGCATCGAGTGTTGCCAACGATGCAGAGAAAATTCTGCCGGCGATGGTCATGACCTTGTTAAACCCGATTTTAGCCGGGATTTTACTTTCAGGCGCTGTGTCTGCTATGATGTCAACCGCTTCTTCACAATTGATGGTGGTTTCCTCGTCGATGACCGAAGATTTTTATCTCCATGTAACCCGGCGGAAAATCGAAGAAAAAAGAATGCTGGCGTTAAATAAGATCCTGACTCTTGTTGTTGGACTGGTTGGTTTTCTGTTGGCAATTACCATGGAGGATACGGTTTACGGATTGGTTTCGTATGCATGGAGCGGAATTGGTGCTTCATTCGGACCTGCGATTGTTTTGCTTATTTTTTGGAAAAAGTTTTCGCGGGCAGGTGTTTTTGCCAGCCTGATTACGGGCACGTTATCGGCAGTGATTTGGAAAACCTGGCTTGCTGATCCAACAGGAGTTTCCGAGCGTTTGGCAAGCTATCTGCTGGCGCTTTTTATGGCTATTTTGTTCAGTTTGCTTGTGCCAGAAAAAGCCCCCAGAAATGCTAGTCAAATTTCAACGAAATAA
- a CDS encoding diacylglycerol kinase family protein, whose translation MKNHKKFSFPGRIQSFVYAFRGLKILAKEEHNFRIHLLATILVIVSGLFAQLSCFEWLALIFAIAFVIITEILNTAVENLADFVSPGQNEKIRKVKDIAAAAVLVAAIVAVTTGGFIFLPRFSLLFS comes from the coding sequence ATGAAAAATCATAAAAAGTTTTCCTTTCCCGGGCGAATCCAAAGTTTTGTTTATGCATTTCGCGGTTTGAAAATTCTTGCAAAAGAGGAACACAATTTCCGCATTCATCTGCTGGCAACTATTTTAGTTATTGTCTCGGGACTTTTTGCACAGTTATCTTGTTTTGAGTGGCTGGCGCTTATTTTTGCGATAGCTTTTGTGATTATTACTGAAATTCTGAACACGGCAGTAGAAAACCTTGCCGATTTTGTTTCTCCCGGTCAAAATGAAAAAATTAGAAAAGTAAAAGATATTGCAGCTGCAGCTGTTTTAGTCGCCGCTATTGTTGCAGTAACTACAGGCGGCTTTATATTTTTACCCCGGTTCAGTTTATTATTTTCATAA
- a CDS encoding MFS transporter, translated as MKLKTQLNNFPFSPNKIPFFYGWIILFASTVGVLASAPGQTTGVSTFTDYLIDAIGISRTQLSTAYMVGTIGSSLVLTWAGKMYDKYGARWVGMIVAVALAFILIFLSQSDRIINFFVSDINSGFYIGFAVAVLMILFFMLRFSGQGVLTMVSRNMLMKWFVARRGFVNGISAIFVALGFSVAPLTFDMLIQGTSWRMAWLLMAAFIGIFFVLFVFLFFRDNPEDLDMIPDGEKHANKEHDVIIKPFKQFTLSEAKKTMSFWLFSIPLAMYALYITGFTFHLVSIFENAGLSREKALAVFIPVSVISVALSLGGGWVSDRIKLKYLLYLIFIGEILALVCLANLNGGIFYFGFILGNGIASGLYNVLMAVTWPRFYGRENLGRITGFVMSLIVFASALGPMLLSFSFLKTGNYSIGFYVLALIILAALFLAYKADNPQDNYTNVQDFS; from the coding sequence ATGAAGTTAAAAACGCAACTTAACAATTTCCCTTTTTCGCCAAATAAAATTCCTTTCTTTTACGGTTGGATTATTTTATTCGCTTCCACAGTTGGTGTGTTAGCCAGTGCCCCCGGGCAAACAACGGGTGTATCTACATTTACTGATTATTTGATTGATGCCATTGGAATTAGCCGCACGCAGTTAAGTACTGCCTATATGGTTGGTACAATAGGTAGTTCGCTGGTATTGACCTGGGCAGGTAAAATGTACGATAAATATGGTGCACGATGGGTAGGAATGATTGTGGCAGTTGCCCTGGCCTTTATCCTCATATTTCTTAGTCAATCAGACAGAATTATTAATTTCTTTGTTTCCGATATCAATTCAGGTTTTTACATCGGATTTGCTGTTGCTGTTTTGATGATTCTGTTTTTTATGTTACGTTTTTCCGGACAGGGAGTTTTAACGATGGTTTCACGGAATATGTTGATGAAATGGTTTGTGGCCAGAAGAGGTTTTGTAAACGGAATTTCCGCTATTTTTGTGGCACTTGGATTTTCTGTTGCACCACTTACCTTCGACATGTTGATTCAGGGAACTTCCTGGAGAATGGCATGGCTGTTAATGGCGGCTTTTATCGGTATTTTCTTTGTGCTGTTTGTATTTTTATTTTTTCGCGATAACCCTGAGGATTTAGACATGATCCCCGATGGTGAAAAACATGCAAATAAAGAACACGACGTTATTATAAAACCATTTAAACAATTTACATTATCCGAAGCAAAAAAGACGATGAGTTTCTGGTTATTTTCTATTCCGCTTGCCATGTATGCGCTATATATAACCGGATTTACTTTTCACCTTGTTTCTATTTTTGAAAATGCCGGGTTAAGCCGCGAAAAAGCACTGGCGGTGTTTATACCTGTTTCAGTAATTTCTGTTGCCCTTTCATTGGGTGGCGGGTGGGTGAGCGACCGCATAAAATTAAAATACCTGTTGTACCTGATATTTATTGGAGAGATTCTGGCACTGGTTTGTCTTGCAAATTTAAACGGAGGAATATTTTATTTTGGATTTATTTTGGGTAACGGAATTGCCAGTGGTTTATACAATGTTTTGATGGCTGTAACGTGGCCACGTTTTTACGGGCGCGAAAATCTGGGGCGAATTACAGGTTTTGTGATGTCACTGATTGTTTTTGCAAGTGCCCTGGGGCCTATGCTTTTAAGCTTTTCATTTTTGAAAACCGGAAATTATTCTATCGGCTTTTACGTTTTGGCATTAATAATTCTGGCAGCACTGTTTTTGGCTTATAAAGCAGATAATCCACAGGACAACTATACAAATGTGCAAGATTTTAGTTAG